The following is a genomic window from Streptomyces sp. NBC_01381.
ACGGCGGGCCAGGTCCTTGCCCTCTGGATGGGGGCGGACCAGGACGTTGGTGATCGCGAAGACCCTGTTGGACTCGGTGAGTTGCTCGATGCCGTGCGGCAGCACGCCGTCGAAGTCGAGCCACCAGGAGTCGTCGCTGCGCACCGGGAATCCGAAGGCGCATCCCACCACGCCGTCCGTCTCGGCGATCACCATGGCGAACCCCGGCCGACGGATGTCACCGGTGAGACGGTTCAGGAACTCCTCTCGGCTGCGACTGCGGTACTCCTCGCTGGGCTCGGTCTCGCAGGAAGCCACGTACAGATCCGCCAGTTCCTGGCGCAAGTCCTCCACCAGCCAGCGGTTCACCTGCCGCAGCCGCACCGCGGCCATGTCGGACGGATCGTCGCCGACGGGCTGCGCCGGCTGTTCTCGCCGGGGCCAGGCCATCACAGCACACCGCCCGAAGCGGCAGGGGCGGCAGGAGCGAGCCGATGCGACGTCTCGAAGCACGCCACGGGAGATGGAACCGGGGCGGTGGGGACGGAAGCCGGCACAAGAGTGGACGGAAGCCCCCTGAACAAGTAGCCGGAACCGGTGAGTTCGACCATCCGGGCCAGCATGGGAGGCGGGTAGTGCAGGCGCAGCGTCCCTCCGGCCGCGGTGGTGTGCAGGAACGTCTCGATGAAGGCGTTGAGACCGCAGCAGCCGCAGAACGTGA
Proteins encoded in this region:
- a CDS encoding STAS domain-containing protein; amino-acid sequence: MSLPQLNIYRHDRRTRALITLAGEIDLETVPLMRTALEQCLRDGMRTIDVDLTPVTFCGCCGLNAFIETFLHTTAAGGTLRLHYPPPMLARMVELTGSGYLFRGLPSTLVPASVPTAPVPSPVACFETSHRLAPAAPAASGGVL